A section of the Spirochaetota bacterium genome encodes:
- a CDS encoding OmpA family protein, with protein MLLRLLSLIIIFSITAEAAVNETEYHKSEDFTDDVKILKRMLKEDPKDLVSLKRLLKIHFVEEDFRSSRRIASKYLSIKKDKEVAYIRIISLANNKMYKKALKEIDEFLNNYKISNREQRLIMLKMALYDKLKETKPLPINAKMINLSEEKILISFYHNGKEILGYDRKMGRYFSYSFSRGKIKLMDKEPDFLTGINAKELLFFSISIDGREALASIKRGENHAKVLMRQYSVHKKTWSQWLFISSMNPGDWNSYGNFTSDASSVIFSSDADKNNGLDIYSTTRGDDGQWSRPRKLANINTPIDEYSLFLHPDGETLYYSSNGMKGMGGFDIYGTRLIRKENEYLTTKSISIKSLNTYRNEHIPLLIARNGKMGFHNLSVANKNYIYRVKNLIVKPRPVSLLEGHVYDKETKEPVKGAEIRIMRIGGQELRGTIRTRTYADGFLGATLRQNSRYIVSISVMDYLYYRKNVNVKAGQKYLKRNFYLKKGRVTKGFSFVANNIYFDIGSAKLKENSYDEIHNIYNFLKRNPKVVIQISGYTDSTGSYEFNLRLSEQRANAIANYLKGKGISRERTHVKGFGYANQAASNLTEEGRKLNRRVEIKVIEVKK; from the coding sequence ATGCTTTTAAGACTATTATCGCTAATAATTATATTCTCCATTACAGCAGAGGCTGCTGTAAATGAAACGGAATATCACAAGTCAGAGGATTTTACTGATGATGTGAAGATTTTAAAACGAATGCTAAAGGAGGATCCAAAGGATCTGGTCTCACTGAAAAGGCTATTGAAGATCCACTTTGTGGAAGAGGACTTCCGTTCGAGTAGAAGAATTGCATCAAAATACCTATCCATAAAAAAGGATAAGGAGGTTGCCTATATTAGAATAATATCCCTTGCCAACAACAAGATGTACAAAAAAGCGTTAAAGGAGATCGATGAATTTCTTAACAACTACAAAATCAGCAACAGGGAGCAAAGACTCATAATGCTCAAAATGGCGTTATATGATAAGCTAAAAGAGACAAAACCGCTTCCAATTAACGCAAAAATGATAAACCTAAGCGAAGAAAAAATCCTAATCTCTTTTTATCATAATGGGAAGGAAATCCTCGGGTATGACAGGAAAATGGGGAGGTATTTTTCCTACTCATTTTCAAGGGGCAAAATCAAACTTATGGATAAAGAACCCGACTTTTTGACAGGAATAAACGCGAAGGAACTGCTCTTCTTTTCAATTTCAATAGACGGAAGAGAGGCTCTTGCAAGCATAAAAAGAGGGGAGAATCACGCTAAAGTACTTATGAGACAATATAGTGTTCATAAAAAGACGTGGTCTCAGTGGCTCTTCATAAGCTCTATGAATCCCGGAGACTGGAATAGCTATGGCAATTTTACCTCCGACGCGAGTTCTGTAATTTTTTCATCCGATGCGGACAAGAACAACGGTCTGGATATTTACTCCACTACAAGAGGCGATGACGGCCAGTGGAGCAGACCGAGGAAGCTTGCTAATATTAACACGCCTATTGATGAGTATTCACTATTTCTACATCCTGACGGCGAAACTCTATATTATTCATCAAATGGTATGAAGGGGATGGGCGGCTTTGATATTTACGGCACCAGACTAATCAGGAAGGAAAATGAATATCTTACTACTAAATCCATAAGCATAAAATCCTTAAACACATACCGCAATGAGCATATCCCTCTTCTTATAGCGAGGAATGGGAAAATGGGATTTCACAATCTTTCTGTTGCCAATAAGAACTATATATACAGGGTGAAAAATCTTATTGTAAAACCAAGACCAGTTTCCTTATTGGAAGGTCATGTCTATGATAAGGAGACAAAGGAGCCTGTAAAGGGGGCCGAAATCAGGATAATGAGGATTGGCGGTCAGGAATTGAGGGGGACAATAAGGACGCGTACCTATGCGGACGGCTTTCTTGGAGCGACATTGAGGCAGAACTCAAGGTATATAGTATCCATAAGCGTTATGGATTATCTCTATTACAGGAAAAATGTAAATGTAAAAGCAGGTCAGAAATACCTGAAAAGAAACTTCTATCTTAAAAAGGGGAGGGTCACAAAGGGCTTTTCGTTTGTTGCGAATAATATATATTTTGACATTGGATCAGCAAAACTGAAAGAGAATTCCTATGATGAGATTCATAATATCTACAACTTTCTCAAGAGAAATCCAAAGGTTGTAATTCAAATTTCCGGTTATACTGATAGCACAGGATCTTATGAATTTAACCTAAGGCTATCTGAACAGAGGGCTAATGCAATCGCAAATTATCTAAAGGGAAAAGGCATATCCAGAGAAAGGACTCATGTCAAGGGATTTGGTTATGCTAATCAGGCAGCCTCAAACCTGACCGAAGAGGGAAGGAAATTAAACAGAAGAGTCGAGATTAAAGTAATAGAGGTGAAAAAATAG